One Nitrosomonas sp. PY1 DNA window includes the following coding sequences:
- a CDS encoding septal ring lytic transglycosylase RlpA family protein, translating to MYKISLMKLGWYSFAAFSMFGCSTVVVQENASTVESSSGNSSIVFHSNTESEVPVNQSTSEKNISTVLPAEQNPQKQNPITKLSNDASQWPVETGMATYYATEMEGRLTASGEPYSPELLTAAHRTLPLGSMVRITNLNNNQQVVVRINDRWGGGSGRVINLSKQAAVDLGFGSSGMVSVRLDVELLSSQKAMQPASIAQPLPTRIEVSDPKNHSKLSICQNEADILGLSGSFYNNHIAACMIRGN from the coding sequence GTGTATAAAATTAGCTTAATGAAATTAGGGTGGTATAGTTTTGCTGCCTTTTCGATGTTTGGTTGTTCAACCGTAGTTGTACAAGAAAATGCTTCAACGGTAGAATCTTCGAGTGGAAACTCTTCAATAGTTTTCCATTCGAATACAGAATCCGAGGTTCCGGTAAATCAATCTACTTCCGAAAAAAATATCTCTACAGTTCTTCCTGCTGAGCAAAATCCACAAAAACAAAACCCAATAACCAAGTTATCGAATGATGCATCGCAATGGCCCGTGGAAACCGGTATGGCTACATATTACGCAACGGAGATGGAGGGACGTTTAACGGCAAGTGGCGAACCATATTCACCTGAGTTGTTAACCGCAGCGCATCGCACACTACCCTTAGGAAGCATGGTGCGCATTACGAATTTAAATAATAATCAACAAGTCGTTGTGCGAATTAATGATCGTTGGGGTGGCGGAAGTGGTCGCGTGATCAATTTGTCGAAACAAGCAGCGGTCGATCTTGGATTTGGTTCTTCCGGTATGGTTTCAGTACGCCTCGATGTTGAATTATTATCTTCACAGAAAGCGATGCAACCAGCGAGCATAGCGCAACCATTACCCACACGCATTGAAGTGAGTGACCCAAAAAACCATTCAAAACTGAGTATTTGTCAAAATGAGGCAGATATACTGGGATTATCAGGGAGTTTTTATAACAATCATATCGCAGCCTGTATGATCCGGGGAAATTAG
- a CDS encoding diguanylate cyclase domain-containing protein translates to MLILFSPNNIVLPDVYANLYRIQRHSNFSEWKLTKMAPLAFIIDGEDAQYVNTIINEIRRDDTVFASLCFVTESSIALDSQLLDGQLTEPSALQKKISDTEGLTKSFKNTEACITPQGRLIKYLWLRPDFIIQPQHEWKNARYYRYTLLEALNNDTGDSFGWLRKLAAARILEPVSLIDRQRECTHCRSAHLSFTDICPNCFEIDIALRPSLHCFTCGCVDAQDKFLHAGMLKCPKCNTHLRHIGSDYDRPLENYQCQSCNHTFSEGEIRVRCAVCEKSMKPDELVINEIQHWRLSDRGRVIAFRGEVFDLSSGFDQLDFISKELFIHDLDWMMVLSHRYKNINFSLFGIYFSNLTELVDEIGHARLLQVMESFAQRLRNLLRTPDLSTRTAENMLWLLLPNTDKQGLVGFHKRIEASMNQLVLESDQKLIYRFCSISSDQLSDQEDAELLLVRLSGELL, encoded by the coding sequence ATGCTGATACTTTTTTCGCCTAATAATATTGTGCTTCCTGATGTATATGCGAATTTATATCGCATTCAACGTCACAGCAATTTTTCTGAATGGAAACTCACAAAAATGGCTCCATTGGCCTTCATTATTGATGGCGAGGATGCGCAATATGTCAATACAATAATCAATGAGATTCGCCGGGACGATACAGTTTTTGCATCACTTTGTTTTGTTACAGAATCGTCTATTGCGTTAGATAGCCAATTACTGGATGGACAACTAACAGAACCATCTGCGCTACAGAAAAAGATAAGTGATACAGAGGGTTTAACAAAATCATTTAAGAATACTGAAGCCTGTATTACTCCGCAAGGGCGACTAATCAAATATTTGTGGTTGCGCCCTGATTTCATTATTCAGCCGCAGCATGAATGGAAGAATGCTCGATATTATCGCTATACATTATTAGAAGCGCTTAATAACGATACTGGCGATTCATTTGGATGGTTAAGGAAATTGGCTGCTGCCAGAATATTGGAGCCAGTTTCACTCATTGATAGACAAAGAGAATGTACACATTGTCGTTCGGCACACTTAAGTTTTACCGATATTTGCCCAAATTGTTTCGAAATTGATATTGCGCTGCGACCCTCCTTGCATTGCTTTACCTGTGGCTGTGTCGATGCACAGGATAAATTCCTGCATGCAGGCATGTTGAAATGTCCCAAATGCAACACGCATTTACGCCATATCGGTAGTGACTACGATAGGCCTTTGGAGAATTATCAGTGCCAATCCTGCAATCATACATTTAGCGAAGGTGAAATTCGAGTGCGTTGCGCTGTGTGTGAGAAATCTATGAAACCCGATGAATTAGTCATTAACGAAATTCAGCATTGGCGGCTTAGTGATCGGGGTAGGGTGATTGCATTCCGTGGGGAAGTTTTTGACTTGTCTTCTGGATTCGATCAGTTGGATTTTATATCCAAAGAATTGTTCATCCACGATTTGGATTGGATGATGGTGCTATCTCATCGTTATAAGAATATTAATTTTAGTTTGTTTGGAATTTATTTTAGCAATCTTACGGAATTGGTCGATGAGATAGGTCATGCTCGATTGCTGCAGGTGATGGAATCATTTGCGCAGCGGTTGAGAAATCTATTGCGTACACCCGATCTTTCGACGAGAACAGCCGAGAATATGTTGTGGTTGTTGTTGCCAAATACCGATAAACAGGGGCTTGTTGGTTTTCATAAACGAATAGAAGCCAGCATGAATCAGCTCGTGCTAGAAAGTGATCAAAAACTTATTTATCGGTTTTGTAGTATTAGTTCGGATCAATTATCCGATCAAGAAGATGCAGAATTGCTATTGGTAAGGCTTTCCGGTGAGTTGCTCTAA
- a CDS encoding HlyD family secretion protein: MSPDHDRGLLVQYSHAKRLGKSWRWYLIVLVVSLPLLYLLGLIIWDGVAIEANGRIRVTNFVMRAPVDGHVQQIWVQPLQRVMEGEPLAQLANTLLQEQHDRVQMEVASLAREKQKLLDHAGQSQSASLQLLKFSQERKDFLHKRLRQYESLFQQGAATQAEVATIHSQYQAALENSVLLQKAQHSAQNLAPEMIQISNHMNQRMLEFENIRNQVAQLELIAPITGMVTEIFVQPEEYLGKGQPLMEIIIPDTIYIDAFIPPKHQNYAVIGQVAQVKFPNGEIAKAKVVAVPGIVQKSTSDESGPLETVRSAVLARMEFIDQVNNRLMNGMPVEVYFRGIMGEY, translated from the coding sequence ATGAGCCCTGATCATGATCGGGGATTGCTTGTTCAATACAGTCATGCCAAGCGCTTAGGTAAATCCTGGCGTTGGTATTTAATCGTGCTGGTAGTTAGCCTACCTTTGCTGTATCTATTAGGGTTGATTATTTGGGATGGCGTTGCGATTGAAGCGAATGGGAGGATCAGAGTCACTAATTTTGTGATGCGGGCTCCGGTTGATGGTCATGTTCAGCAGATATGGGTGCAACCCTTGCAAAGAGTGATGGAGGGTGAGCCATTAGCACAATTGGCAAATACATTGTTGCAAGAACAACATGATCGCGTGCAAATGGAAGTTGCGTCATTAGCGAGAGAAAAGCAAAAGTTATTGGATCATGCCGGGCAATCCCAATCGGCCTCTCTGCAATTATTGAAATTCTCGCAAGAACGAAAAGATTTCTTGCACAAACGGTTACGCCAATATGAATCTTTATTCCAGCAAGGTGCCGCAACACAGGCGGAAGTAGCGACGATTCATAGCCAATATCAAGCCGCTTTGGAAAATTCGGTGTTATTACAAAAAGCACAACACAGTGCGCAAAATCTAGCGCCTGAAATGATCCAAATCAGTAATCATATGAATCAAAGGATGCTGGAGTTTGAAAATATTCGCAATCAAGTAGCGCAGCTAGAGCTTATTGCACCCATTACAGGAATGGTGACCGAGATATTTGTACAACCGGAAGAATATCTTGGAAAAGGTCAGCCGTTGATGGAAATTATTATTCCAGATACGATCTATATTGATGCATTTATCCCGCCAAAACACCAGAATTATGCGGTTATTGGGCAAGTTGCTCAAGTCAAATTCCCTAATGGCGAGATTGCTAAAGCAAAAGTTGTTGCCGTTCCTGGAATTGTGCAGAAATCCACTTCTGATGAAAGTGGTCCACTCGAAACTGTGCGCTCAGCAGTTCTTGCACGAATGGAGTTTATAGATCAAGTCAATAATCGACTGATGAATGGAATGCCGGTTGAAGTTTATTTCAGGGGCATTATGGGTGAGTACTGA
- a CDS encoding histidine phosphatase family protein has translation MLTEIDLLRHGATQYSDRYCGSTNHPLSVLGWQQLWQAVKIQNADSSSWQYIVTSPLQRCAAFATELGRCNDIPVIENACFQEIHFGDWENRSLADLMQTDADALAHFWNNPLINTPPNAESLSNFNCRILSAWQELIRRHAGNKVLLVTHGGVIRSILCYIQNQPLENLLTFKVNHADKYAIRITETIEDISVTYHPSDA, from the coding sequence TTGCTGACCGAGATTGATTTATTACGGCACGGTGCAACACAATACAGTGACCGTTACTGCGGCAGTACCAATCATCCACTCTCGGTTTTAGGGTGGCAGCAGTTATGGCAAGCAGTCAAAATACAGAATGCCGATTCGTCCTCATGGCAATATATTGTGACCTCTCCGCTCCAGCGTTGCGCTGCTTTTGCGACTGAACTTGGACGATGTAACGATATCCCAGTCATTGAAAATGCTTGTTTTCAGGAAATTCATTTCGGTGATTGGGAAAATCGATCACTTGCTGATTTAATGCAAACTGATGCAGATGCACTCGCGCATTTCTGGAACAATCCTTTGATCAATACACCGCCAAATGCTGAATCGTTATCGAATTTTAACTGTCGCATTCTATCGGCATGGCAAGAATTAATCCGTCGGCACGCCGGTAACAAGGTACTCCTGGTTACACACGGTGGCGTAATTCGTAGCATTCTTTGCTACATTCAGAACCAACCGCTGGAGAATTTATTAACCTTTAAAGTCAATCATGCAGATAAGTACGCTATACGCATTACCGAGACCATAGAAGATATCAGCGTTACCTATCATCCATCTGATGCATAA
- a CDS encoding SPOR domain-containing protein — protein sequence MNTSSHKWRFFRSGGFDQVRLETGEDIKLLTELDPKLWAALSCPTTNLEFDQKTLEFLDSDKDGHIRVPEITTAANWAASMLKNPGDLVNGSAALPLEAIDDSSVEGAALLASAKQILHNIGKKDDITISVEDTSDLNKIFASTKFNGDGIVPPGAAGDADIQAVMEEIITCVGSELDRSGLPGVSEEKFNQFFTEAQAFSEWWLEADRDASNILILGQETEAAKASFDCVKTKIDDYFTRCRLAEFDQRASEPLNPALTGYEAMASKDLSATSEQLICLPLAKIEAGKPLPLETGINPAWLHAITEFKNKVVVPLIGNKNTLSNAEWEDLCEKFAAHQIWLNNKRGEIVEKLGIQRIRKIFSNGYQESIRALIQKDKSLSSASDAIDSVEKLIRYHHHLFQLLNNFVSFRDFYTRRDKAIFQAGTLFLDGRSCDFCLHVVDAAQHSGMANLSGTYLAYCECKRRGDDNQKMNIVAAFTNGDADNLMVGRNGIFYDRKGQDWDATITKIVEHPISVRQAFWYPYKRIGKMIGEQIEKMASAREKAVQAQAASGISSSAQSIEVGSKTPPVPFDVGKFAGIFAAIGLAIGAIGTAIASVVTGFISLTWWQMPLTILGLILLISGPSVLLAYLKLRKRNLAPLLDASGWAVNTRAIINIPFGASLTKMATLPPGAQRSMVDPYAEKKSPWKSYLFILLLLGGFGYLWYAGYINEGTVDQIRKHFAGEEPAITMDKAKPDAPAKDADAKPETTSTVSAEPAAPTTNDKPVKEEAPAVNTETPAPAPLPAKNVPSAKPAPAIK from the coding sequence ATGAATACTTCATCGCATAAATGGCGTTTCTTTCGCTCAGGTGGCTTTGATCAAGTACGACTTGAAACAGGCGAAGATATAAAATTACTGACGGAGCTCGACCCTAAGCTTTGGGCGGCGCTGAGTTGCCCGACGACGAACTTGGAGTTTGATCAGAAAACCTTGGAGTTTCTCGATTCGGATAAAGATGGTCATATTCGCGTACCGGAAATCACTACTGCGGCCAATTGGGCTGCTTCGATGTTGAAGAATCCGGGAGATTTAGTAAATGGATCCGCCGCATTGCCTTTGGAGGCTATTGACGATAGCAGCGTCGAAGGTGCAGCCTTACTGGCGTCAGCCAAGCAAATATTGCATAACATCGGAAAAAAAGATGACATCACAATCAGCGTTGAAGACACCTCTGATTTAAATAAGATTTTTGCTAGCACAAAATTTAATGGTGACGGTATTGTTCCACCGGGCGCAGCGGGTGATGCTGACATCCAAGCAGTAATGGAAGAAATAATCACTTGTGTAGGATCCGAGCTAGATCGCTCAGGGTTACCCGGTGTTTCTGAAGAAAAATTCAATCAGTTTTTCACCGAGGCGCAGGCATTTTCTGAATGGTGGCTAGAAGCTGATCGAGATGCAAGCAATATCTTGATACTAGGTCAAGAAACCGAAGCAGCCAAAGCATCTTTTGATTGTGTTAAAACCAAAATAGATGATTACTTTACTCGCTGTCGCTTGGCAGAATTTGATCAACGCGCGAGCGAACCCTTAAATCCTGCACTAACGGGCTATGAAGCAATGGCAAGTAAGGATTTATCTGCCACATCTGAGCAATTGATCTGTTTGCCACTGGCAAAAATTGAAGCTGGGAAACCGCTCCCGCTTGAAACAGGAATCAATCCGGCATGGTTGCATGCAATTACCGAGTTTAAAAACAAAGTCGTTGTACCTTTAATCGGTAACAAAAATACTTTGAGCAATGCCGAATGGGAGGATTTATGCGAGAAATTCGCAGCACACCAAATCTGGCTCAACAATAAACGTGGCGAAATTGTTGAAAAACTCGGTATTCAACGTATTCGCAAGATTTTTTCAAATGGTTATCAAGAAAGCATTAGAGCATTAATTCAGAAAGATAAATCGCTTTCTAGCGCCTCCGATGCAATTGACTCGGTCGAGAAACTGATTCGTTATCATCATCATCTATTTCAATTACTGAATAATTTTGTATCGTTTCGCGATTTTTACACGCGACGTGACAAAGCAATTTTTCAAGCGGGGACACTTTTCTTGGATGGGCGTAGTTGCGATTTCTGTTTGCATGTTGTCGATGCGGCGCAACATAGCGGCATGGCGAACCTGAGTGGTACTTACTTAGCCTATTGTGAATGCAAGCGCCGGGGCGACGACAATCAGAAAATGAACATTGTTGCAGCATTTACGAATGGTGATGCAGATAATTTAATGGTCGGCCGCAATGGCATTTTTTATGATCGTAAAGGCCAAGATTGGGATGCTACCATCACAAAGATTGTTGAACATCCAATCAGCGTACGCCAGGCATTTTGGTATCCCTATAAACGGATAGGCAAAATGATTGGCGAGCAAATCGAGAAAATGGCCAGCGCACGCGAGAAAGCCGTACAAGCTCAAGCTGCATCGGGTATTTCAAGCTCCGCACAGTCGATCGAGGTAGGCAGTAAAACGCCGCCGGTGCCGTTTGACGTGGGTAAGTTTGCCGGTATTTTTGCTGCTATTGGCTTGGCAATTGGTGCAATCGGTACTGCAATCGCATCCGTAGTTACAGGTTTTATTAGCCTGACTTGGTGGCAAATGCCGCTGACAATATTAGGGCTGATTTTATTGATTTCAGGTCCTTCCGTTTTGTTGGCTTACCTCAAACTGCGCAAGCGCAATTTAGCGCCTTTACTCGATGCCAGCGGCTGGGCGGTCAATACCAGGGCAATCATCAATATACCATTCGGCGCTTCATTGACCAAAATGGCCACATTACCTCCGGGGGCGCAGCGTTCAATGGTAGATCCGTATGCTGAAAAAAAGAGTCCATGGAAGTCCTATTTGTTTATTTTGCTATTGTTAGGAGGATTCGGTTACCTTTGGTATGCAGGTTATATCAATGAAGGTACGGTTGATCAAATCCGTAAGCATTTTGCTGGTGAAGAACCAGCTATAACGATGGATAAAGCAAAGCCGGATGCTCCTGCAAAGGATGCAGATGCTAAGCCAGAAACGACCTCTACCGTTTCCGCCGAACCTGCTGCACCAACAACGAATGATAAACCAGTAAAAGAAGAGGCGCCGGCAGTTAATACAGAAACACCCGCTCCAGCCCCTTTACCTGCAAAAAATGTCCCTTCGGCTAAACCGGCTCCAGCCATTAAATAG
- a CDS encoding TolC family protein — protein MKKLILLWLLLALLASNVAAQVRLLNDFSSKLDQAAIVLKAQADLEAQQSNLLAQEAQRGWEVFGGISAGYQKSPFAREPFGRFFDPMARIGLRYPLLGSAERQQRAVNDAATQVKIEDIRLGWSRRLAASFLEESYAAYWSSQKMLALSEAYIRLRDEGFEKAISKRREAGLLFMSDYLEFLSAFDRAERTRIEYRNNREQALNRLSHLTNSTVMPFEAVKPLLAEITNNFTADYDQPDLRIIRTQIDNLQNTQETEKWQGIESDVSTTAFVGPAIPYPSADSMQYGYGGAVGVNFRMPLEIVNYRKSERSRLNSQLISFRSEYARREQELQHEFHTLFNNYQQTIQQIKFLHTRLAAAKELMRERDLRMRVMDGDVLEKYLQAVNTYYRVATEYIEAESEHWKIHIRLRQYISESLPAKSNKSKDHDAEVDIVSLIEPLNQAKRFLHGEKKNAEVQQFSGFVLPVSTPSVDVKFATYVWNFEDLVDRPYFWQQKSIEKIDRFLISLNAKQILRFSANPGKLNQFIEKAHRHGSRVELLLGDPSWILPKYRNKLMTIIGSLADIRFDGLHLDIEPDQLEDALTEKERLIAFVETVRQATAISPWPVGVSMHHRYLHNKLSFDLCIVCKLKQAGIREIAIMYYSINTSAIVKTLRDAMNKHPSMFFSLAQSLEPVLGPENSYFRQSPAVFNEAMQQFNTQLQNHNFSGIVIQSWQDFESYLYENSI, from the coding sequence ATGAAAAAGCTTATTCTTTTATGGTTGTTACTAGCGCTATTGGCTTCCAATGTGGCCGCGCAAGTAAGATTGCTGAATGATTTTAGTTCTAAACTGGATCAAGCCGCGATTGTACTGAAAGCGCAAGCAGATCTGGAAGCACAGCAATCTAATTTGTTGGCACAAGAGGCTCAGAGAGGCTGGGAAGTATTTGGCGGTATTTCAGCCGGTTATCAAAAAAGTCCTTTTGCAAGAGAGCCTTTCGGACGGTTTTTTGATCCCATGGCACGTATTGGACTGCGTTATCCTTTATTGGGAAGCGCTGAAAGGCAACAGCGCGCAGTTAATGATGCGGCTACACAAGTTAAGATTGAAGACATCCGACTGGGATGGAGTAGGCGTTTAGCGGCTTCTTTTCTGGAAGAAAGTTATGCGGCGTATTGGAGTTCGCAGAAGATGTTGGCCTTGAGCGAGGCATACATTCGTTTGCGAGATGAGGGTTTTGAAAAGGCCATCAGCAAACGGCGTGAAGCTGGATTGTTATTTATGTCCGATTATTTGGAATTTCTTTCGGCTTTTGATCGCGCTGAACGTACCCGGATTGAATATCGCAATAATCGGGAACAAGCATTGAATCGCTTATCTCACCTAACCAATTCGACGGTCATGCCTTTCGAGGCAGTGAAACCTTTATTGGCGGAAATTACCAATAATTTTACGGCGGATTATGATCAGCCGGATTTGAGAATTATTAGAACGCAGATTGATAATTTACAAAACACCCAAGAAACCGAGAAGTGGCAAGGTATCGAGTCGGATGTTTCCACTACGGCTTTTGTTGGTCCGGCCATTCCATATCCTTCTGCAGACTCGATGCAATATGGCTACGGTGGAGCTGTTGGTGTTAATTTTAGGATGCCTCTCGAAATCGTAAATTACAGAAAAAGCGAACGTTCTCGTTTGAATAGTCAGTTGATCAGTTTCCGAAGTGAATATGCTCGACGCGAGCAAGAGTTGCAGCATGAGTTCCATACACTCTTTAATAATTATCAGCAAACGATTCAACAAATCAAATTCCTACATACTCGACTGGCGGCGGCGAAAGAATTGATGCGTGAAAGGGATCTGCGCATGCGTGTTATGGATGGCGATGTATTGGAAAAATATCTGCAAGCGGTTAATACCTATTACCGTGTTGCGACAGAATATATCGAAGCAGAATCTGAGCATTGGAAGATACATATCCGCTTACGCCAATATATCTCCGAATCACTTCCAGCTAAGAGCAATAAATCAAAAGATCACGATGCCGAAGTAGATATTGTTTCGCTCATTGAACCATTGAATCAGGCAAAGCGGTTTCTTCATGGAGAGAAAAAGAATGCCGAAGTGCAACAATTCAGCGGGTTTGTTTTGCCGGTAAGCACACCATCAGTGGATGTTAAGTTTGCGACCTATGTATGGAATTTCGAGGATTTGGTCGATCGTCCATACTTTTGGCAACAAAAATCTATTGAGAAAATTGATCGTTTTTTAATTTCGCTGAATGCAAAGCAAATTTTAAGATTTTCTGCCAATCCAGGCAAACTTAATCAATTTATCGAAAAAGCGCATCGTCATGGAAGTAGGGTGGAATTGCTACTAGGTGACCCCAGTTGGATTCTGCCAAAATATCGAAACAAGTTGATGACAATTATTGGTTCATTGGCAGATATTCGTTTTGATGGGCTGCATCTGGATATAGAGCCTGATCAACTTGAGGATGCCTTAACTGAAAAAGAACGATTAATCGCATTTGTCGAAACCGTTCGTCAAGCAACCGCTATTTCACCTTGGCCAGTCGGAGTTAGTATGCATCACCGCTACTTACATAACAAGTTATCGTTTGATTTATGTATTGTGTGCAAGCTCAAGCAAGCAGGTATTCGAGAAATTGCCATTATGTATTACTCAATAAATACCAGTGCAATTGTTAAAACGCTCAGGGATGCCATGAATAAGCATCCAAGTATGTTTTTTAGTCTGGCGCAAAGCCTGGAACCGGTATTAGGACCGGAGAACAGTTACTTTCGCCAATCTCCTGCTGTTTTTAATGAAGCAATGCAGCAATTTAATACTCAGCTCCAGAATCATAATTTTAGTGGAATTGTAATTCAATCTTGGCAGGACTTTGAGAGTTATCTTTATGAAAATTCGATTTAA
- a CDS encoding glycosyltransferase: MDMFLEAWYVFRLTIAQYSELQYVLILIPFVLFLELPLYLVNWLGVLRYLYRKKNDIPWIAPYSPRVTCTITCYSEGKAVQNTVLSLLEQIYPGHIEIIAAVDGVKKNLPTYQALKELLPLVKNYANRSLTILPKIQRGGRVSSLNAGLSRAQGEVFFALDGDTSFDNQMVSSAVSHFGDPDTVAVTGPMRVRNAKSTLVTRLQSLEYMLTMQVGKLGFAQLSVINNVPGAFGVFRKSFIQKIGGWNTGTAEDLDMTLRIKQYHVRHPRLKFAFEPNAVSHTDAPESLLGFLKQRLRWDGDTWYIYANKHKFGIAASVMGWKNFIFLLWYGVLFQVIMPFSIIIYTLYMAVMLPSHIFLLSMVLVYLFYTVLVSIQYILYLVLLSDRRLEDCQAFWVLLIYPGFQFIGRTWSAVAILNQIFNKGHLDSAMAPLWVLKKGKQ; the protein is encoded by the coding sequence ATGGATATGTTTTTAGAGGCTTGGTATGTTTTTCGCTTAACAATTGCTCAATATAGTGAGCTGCAGTACGTGCTTATACTCATTCCTTTTGTATTATTCCTGGAATTACCGCTGTACTTGGTCAATTGGTTGGGGGTATTACGGTATTTATATCGAAAAAAGAATGATATCCCATGGATTGCCCCTTATTCTCCACGTGTAACTTGTACGATCACCTGCTATTCAGAAGGCAAGGCAGTACAAAATACTGTGCTTTCCTTACTGGAGCAAATTTATCCGGGGCATATCGAAATCATAGCTGCGGTTGATGGTGTGAAAAAGAATTTACCGACCTATCAGGCGCTTAAGGAATTGCTACCTTTAGTTAAAAATTATGCTAATCGCTCTTTGACGATTCTTCCCAAAATTCAGAGGGGAGGCAGAGTTTCTTCACTTAATGCTGGGTTGAGTCGTGCGCAAGGTGAGGTTTTCTTTGCCTTGGATGGAGATACCTCGTTTGATAACCAAATGGTCAGTAGTGCAGTATCTCATTTTGGGGATCCCGATACGGTTGCGGTAACCGGGCCGATGCGAGTACGTAATGCCAAGAGTACGCTAGTTACTCGGCTACAAAGCCTTGAGTACATGCTTACCATGCAAGTGGGCAAGCTTGGTTTTGCACAACTCAGTGTGATTAACAATGTACCCGGCGCATTTGGTGTTTTTCGTAAATCCTTTATTCAAAAAATTGGTGGATGGAATACAGGTACCGCTGAAGATCTCGATATGACCTTACGCATCAAACAATATCACGTACGCCATCCAAGACTTAAATTCGCTTTTGAACCGAATGCTGTTTCCCATACCGATGCACCTGAGAGTTTATTGGGTTTTCTCAAGCAACGTTTACGCTGGGATGGAGATACCTGGTACATCTATGCGAATAAACATAAATTCGGTATTGCTGCATCTGTAATGGGTTGGAAAAACTTCATTTTCCTACTGTGGTACGGCGTTTTATTCCAAGTCATCATGCCATTTTCTATTATTATTTACACGTTATACATGGCGGTCATGCTTCCTTCCCATATTTTCTTGCTGAGTATGGTGTTGGTGTATTTATTTTATACCGTACTTGTTTCCATTCAATACATCCTTTATTTGGTCCTGCTTTCAGATCGGAGGCTGGAGGATTGTCAAGCTTTTTGGGTTTTGCTGATTTATCCAGGCTTTCAGTTTATCGGGCGCACCTGGAGTGCAGTGGCCATTCTCAATCAAATATTCAATAAAGGACATTTGGATTCCGCTATGGCGCCACTTTGGGTGCTTAAAAAGGGCAAGCAATGA
- a CDS encoding adenosylcobinamide-GDP ribazoletransferase — MHKPVLIALQFLTRIPVALKDQPTEQEIGCSLAYYPLIGVLIGMILISLGWLLGGFSMPWISAAILLTVWVLLTGGLHLDGLSDSADAWVGGMGDHDKTLAIMKDPNCGPMGVIAIVLVMLLKITALHVLIQVDGWVTLLASIILARTMLVLLFLTTRYVRNIGLGACLSAYHPRRKCIAAVIVVLLCTIGFIQNGYVLVLAVLAMFLLLRYMMLERIGGTTGDTAGALVEFSEVIVLLAGAFLQ; from the coding sequence ATGCATAAACCTGTACTCATTGCCTTGCAATTCCTGACGCGTATACCTGTCGCTTTAAAAGACCAACCCACGGAACAGGAAATTGGTTGTTCTTTAGCTTATTATCCATTGATCGGTGTATTGATTGGAATGATCTTAATCAGTTTAGGTTGGTTATTGGGTGGTTTCTCAATGCCTTGGATAAGCGCTGCTATTCTGCTCACTGTTTGGGTTTTGTTAACTGGAGGATTACATTTGGATGGTCTTTCCGATAGCGCTGATGCTTGGGTGGGCGGAATGGGCGATCACGACAAAACCCTCGCTATTATGAAAGACCCCAATTGTGGTCCAATGGGCGTCATTGCAATCGTATTAGTCATGTTGCTTAAAATTACTGCATTGCATGTTTTAATCCAAGTCGATGGATGGGTTACTCTATTAGCTTCCATAATACTTGCCAGAACGATGTTGGTATTGTTATTTTTAACAACTCGTTATGTTAGAAACATTGGACTAGGTGCTTGCTTATCCGCTTATCACCCTCGCCGCAAATGTATCGCGGCCGTGATCGTGGTATTGCTGTGCACAATAGGGTTTATACAAAACGGTTATGTATTAGTGTTGGCAGTTCTTGCAATGTTTTTATTGTTGCGTTACATGATGTTAGAACGTATCGGGGGAACAACCGGGGATACTGCAGGTGCGTTAGTCGAATTTTCTGAAGTAATCGTATTACTGGCAGGAGCATTCTTACAATAA